Part of the Anaerotignum faecicola genome is shown below.
CTCCGGTATCCGCCGGCAGCAGATTGTTTAATATCTTTAAAATTGTGGTTTTTCCGGTTCCGTTGCCTCCGATGATGGCAACCCGTTCTCCGCGTTTGATCTCAAAATCAACGTGGTCAAACAAATGGTTGGGACCAAAGGCCTTGCTTAGCCCACGGACGGTCAGTACGTCGTTTCCGCTGATGATATTGGGCTCCAGGCGGATCCGCATCTCATCATTTACTTCCGCCGGCTTTTCCAGA
Proteins encoded:
- a CDS encoding ATP-binding cassette domain-containing protein, producing RDAKMKAYLNQQQEIRHQEEVIAKLKSFNREKSIKRAESREKMLDKIEILEKPAEVNDEMRIRLEPNIISGNDVLTVRGLSKAFGPNHLFDHVDFEIKRGERVAIIGGNGTGKTTILKILNNLLPADTG